A genomic stretch from Onychostoma macrolepis isolate SWU-2019 chromosome 02, ASM1243209v1, whole genome shotgun sequence includes:
- the foxf2a gene encoding forkhead box protein F2a isoform X1 produces MTTESSQQQLDTPAPIRSSPASSAMHSGLQSTQTVLESTTATGSKGKKSNSGMRRPEKPPYSYIALIVMAIQSSPTKRLTLSEIYQFLQARFPFFRGSYQGWKNSVRHNLSLNECFIKLPKGLGRPGKGHYWTIDPGSEFMFEEGSFRRRPRGFRRKCQALKPMYRMMNGIGFGASMLPQNFDFQSPSASLACHANGYNLDMMSNPVPGVHTGYDGLSTGHHVSHMSPSSGSTYMTACQVASNGEYGPENSNSPLHSPPAMSGSLECHSPYGAASAHWASSGVSPYIKQQPLASSSPNSSGLHSSMPPYSLEQGYLHHNGRESADISAGMSRYQTHSSPVCDRKDFVLNFNGITSFHPSSSGSYYHHQLHHQGVCQDVKPCVM; encoded by the exons ATGACGACTGAAAGCTCTCAGCAGCAGCTGGACACGCCGGCTCCCATCAGATCCAGCCCTGCATCCAGTGCCATGCACTCGGGGCTTCAGAGCACACAGACAGTGCTGGAGAGCACAACTGCGACCGGCAGCAAGGGCAAAAAGTCTAACTCGGGCATGAGGCGCCCCGAAAAGCCGCCTTACTCCTATATCGCTCTCATAGTCATGGCGATACAGAGCTCTCCCACCAAAAGGTTAACGCTGAGTGAAATCTATCAGTTCCTCCAAGCGCGTTTCCCGTTTTTTAGGGGTTCCTACCAGGGCTGGAAAAATTCCGTCAGACATAATTTGTCTCTAAACGAGTGTTTCATCAAACTTCCCAAAGGCCTTGGGCGGCCGGGAAAAGGCCACTATTGGACCATCGACCCCGGGAGCGAGTTCATGTTTGAGGAGGGCTCTTTCCGACGCAGGCCCCGTGGTTTCCGAAGGAAATGCCAGGCTCTCAAACCCATGTACCGCATGATGAACGGCATCGGCTTCGGCGCTTCGATGTTGCCCCAAAACTTCGACTTTCAGTCGCCCTCCGCGTCCCTGGCCTGCCACGCCAACGGCTATAATCTGGACATGATGAGCAACCCTGTGCCTGGCGTTCACACGGGTTACGATGGCCTCAGTACAGGCCACCATGTCTCACACATGTCGCCCAGCTCGGGTTCTACATACATGACGGCATGCCAAGTCGCTTCCAATGGCGAGTACGGCCCAGAAAACAGCAACAGTCCGCTTCACTCGCCGCCGGCCATGAGCGGCTCTCTGGAGTGCCATTCGCCGTACGGAGCCGCCTCGGCACATTGGGCTTCatcaggtgtgtctccttacaTTAAACAGCAGCCGCTAGCCTCCAGCAGCCCAAACTCCTCTGGATTACACTCGAGTATGCCGCCTTATTCTCTGGAGCAGGGCTATCTGCATCACAACGGCAGAGAGTCGGCAGACATCTCAG CAGGAATGTCTCGATACCAAACCCACTCATCGCCAGTCTGTGACAGAAAAGACTTTGTGCTGAACTTCAACGGTATTACGTCGTTTCATCCATCCAGCAGTGGATCCTACTACCATCATCAGCTACATCACCAAGGAGTCTGTCAAGATGTAAAGCCATGCGTTATGTAA
- the foxf2a gene encoding forkhead box protein F2a isoform X2, producing the protein MTTESSQQQLDTPAPIRSSPASSAMHSGLQSTQTVLESTTATGSKGKKSNSGMRRPEKPPYSYIALIVMAIQSSPTKRLTLSEIYQFLQARFPFFRGSYQGWKNSVRHNLSLNECFIKLPKGLGRPGKGHYWTIDPGSEFMFEEGSFRRRPRGFRRKCQALKPMYRMMNGIGFGASMLPQNFDFQSPSASLACHANGYNLDMMSNPVPGVHTGYDGLSTGHHVSHMSPSSGSTYMTACQVASNGEYGPENSNSPLHSPPAMSGSLECHSPYGAASAHWASSGVSPYIKQQPLASSSPNSSGLHSSMPPYSLEQGYLHHNGRESADISGMSRYQTHSSPVCDRKDFVLNFNGITSFHPSSSGSYYHHQLHHQGVCQDVKPCVM; encoded by the exons ATGACGACTGAAAGCTCTCAGCAGCAGCTGGACACGCCGGCTCCCATCAGATCCAGCCCTGCATCCAGTGCCATGCACTCGGGGCTTCAGAGCACACAGACAGTGCTGGAGAGCACAACTGCGACCGGCAGCAAGGGCAAAAAGTCTAACTCGGGCATGAGGCGCCCCGAAAAGCCGCCTTACTCCTATATCGCTCTCATAGTCATGGCGATACAGAGCTCTCCCACCAAAAGGTTAACGCTGAGTGAAATCTATCAGTTCCTCCAAGCGCGTTTCCCGTTTTTTAGGGGTTCCTACCAGGGCTGGAAAAATTCCGTCAGACATAATTTGTCTCTAAACGAGTGTTTCATCAAACTTCCCAAAGGCCTTGGGCGGCCGGGAAAAGGCCACTATTGGACCATCGACCCCGGGAGCGAGTTCATGTTTGAGGAGGGCTCTTTCCGACGCAGGCCCCGTGGTTTCCGAAGGAAATGCCAGGCTCTCAAACCCATGTACCGCATGATGAACGGCATCGGCTTCGGCGCTTCGATGTTGCCCCAAAACTTCGACTTTCAGTCGCCCTCCGCGTCCCTGGCCTGCCACGCCAACGGCTATAATCTGGACATGATGAGCAACCCTGTGCCTGGCGTTCACACGGGTTACGATGGCCTCAGTACAGGCCACCATGTCTCACACATGTCGCCCAGCTCGGGTTCTACATACATGACGGCATGCCAAGTCGCTTCCAATGGCGAGTACGGCCCAGAAAACAGCAACAGTCCGCTTCACTCGCCGCCGGCCATGAGCGGCTCTCTGGAGTGCCATTCGCCGTACGGAGCCGCCTCGGCACATTGGGCTTCatcaggtgtgtctccttacaTTAAACAGCAGCCGCTAGCCTCCAGCAGCCCAAACTCCTCTGGATTACACTCGAGTATGCCGCCTTATTCTCTGGAGCAGGGCTATCTGCATCACAACGGCAGAGAGTCGGCAGACATCTCAG GAATGTCTCGATACCAAACCCACTCATCGCCAGTCTGTGACAGAAAAGACTTTGTGCTGAACTTCAACGGTATTACGTCGTTTCATCCATCCAGCAGTGGATCCTACTACCATCATCAGCTACATCACCAAGGAGTCTGTCAAGATGTAAAGCCATGCGTTATGTAA
- the foxq1a gene encoding forkhead box protein Q1a — MKLEVFCGGHYDSKPAELCSDAEGSIPSPMSAEEELGSDGDCVAHSPAPALPGAESKGKPYTRRPKPPYSYIALIAMAIRDSNSGRLTLAEINDYLMKKFPFFRGSYTGWRNSVRHNLSLNDCFLKVLRDPSRPWGKDNYWMLNPHSEYTFADGVFRRRRKRISKKPGKEPEGPSQAPAVDTIVTPPSSAKFTSSFAIDSILSRPFRKEERKPDTWHGGYVLRGSPLAFPQTQALRSFGPLEEPAISCRHQRDFLPFQLTSECLSIPHASAGFHPFKIDYLLS, encoded by the coding sequence ATGAAGCTGGAGGTTTTCTGCGGGGGTCACTACGACTCCAAGCCCGCGGAGCTCTGCAGCGACGCCGAGGGCAGCATCCCGTCGCCGATGTCCGCGGAGGAAGAGCTGGGCTCGGATGGAGACTGCGTGGCGCACAGTCCCGCACCTGCTCTTCCAGGCGCAGAGAGCAAAGGCAAGCCCTACACCAGGAGACCCAAGCCTCCGTACTCATACATCGCTCTGATCGCCATGGCCATCCGTGACTCAAACTCAGGCCGTCTCACTTTGGCCGAAATCAACGACTACCTCATGAAAAAGTTCCCGTTTTTTAGAGGCAGCTACACCGGCTGGAGGAACTCGGTGCGCCACAATCTGTCTCTCAACGACTGCTTTCTCAAGGTGCTGCGGGATCCCTCCAGACCGTGGGGGAAGGACAACTACTGGATGCTGAACCCACACAGCGAGTACACCTTTGCGGACGGAGTGTTTCGTCGGAGGAGAAAGCGCATCAGCAAAAAACCGGGCAAGGAGCCAGAGGGGCCGAGCCAAGCTCCTGCGGTGGACACTATCGTTACGCCTCCTTCCAGCGCCAAGTTTACAAGCTCCTTCGCCATTGACAGCATCCTCAGCCGACCTTTCAGGAAAGAGGAACGCAAACCCGACACCTGGCACGGGGGATATGTCCTGCGGGGCTCCCCTCTGGCTTTTCCCCAAACGCAGGCGCTTCGATCCTTTGGACCCCTGGAGGAGCCCGCCATCAGCTGCCGTCACCAACGGGACTTTCTCCCGTTCCAGCTGACATCCGAGTGCCTGTCGATCCCACACGCGTCCGCGGGCTTTCACCCGTTCAAGATCGACTATTTGTTGTCGTAA